CGCTAATACACTAATAATaagatattaattataaggCATATTCCATAATAtgtttttttcaaaaaaatattgtattcagtagattttttttgcggtttatttatttctccTGGACCAGTAAGTAACAATTTATTTCCTGTGCATTTATCAGGCAAAGATTCTGATGAAACTTGACGGATAATACCAGGGTACCAAAACATGTCACACGAATCTGCTGAAACATTCATAAAACCACCAATTCCCCATGACACTCCCCAACTATTTTGTATTACATAATATTTATCGCCATTGTCATTTATTCCATACCCGATCATAATTACTGCATGGTTCAGTTCAGAGTGAGTTGTGCATTTTGGTGCCTTATAAATTCCATCTGAATAGCTGCTAAAACCGGgtaaattagaattaatacttaatgaaattgaCCCAACTTTCGGAAGTATTGTTGTCACAAAATCCCAGCCATCATCACCATTTAATGCAAGGCCAGTAAAAACATTATATTTGCTAATAGTTAAACAACCATTGCAAGCACTCGCCTTGCAACTACTAATTGAGTCGATATAAGGGTATTCATTCCAAGAACAAATGTAATTTCTCGGGACGTTTTGTTCAAGCAAGTAACTCCAACCATTCGAATAAAATCCGCCATCGCATCCTAAATTCCCAAAACTCATGCTGCaatcaattatttgttGAGGAGATAGCGGCGCAGGCAGTACCAACTTTTGTATACAATTTGAAATACTTATTGATGCACTAACAACAAATGCATAGCATCCACCGCATTTACCCTGATCAAAAGGTATATATACACAGGAACCTCCATTTACATCGCGCgaatcaaaatatatatttttatttgttatCTCGCCAGTTTCATTAACTCCGTTACCAGCGTTCGAATTTTCTGTATTCAACTCCTTTAAGATTTCATTTCCACTGCTGTGCGTGGGCTCAAGCTTTTGTACAGATCTACCTAACAGATTTTCAGATTGTATCTCTTTTCCTTCCGCAATAGATTCTTTCCAGCTATATCCGGTTACTTTATCCCCTAAATTCTttggaataattaatttggaAGGGGGGCGATCAAGCGATAATTGAGTCAATTCAAATCTTGCTTCTGGATTTGACTTGATTGCTGAAATAATCTCctgaatttttatattacaaatttCTAAGGAAGATCTGTTCAGTCCTAAATTTGATTGAACTTCAGAAACAAATATGCAGATACAATCTATAATTGATTGACTATTATCTTGATTATTTGTCAAATTTAATAGATTCATGGGacttgaattaatatttggagTATCCAACAATCTGTCCATCCACGTGGTATTTGTTCTATAAATAGAGTTAAAAAACACCTCAGgttgaataattatatcAAGGTGATTGTCCATTTTTCCAGAATTAGTTGcaatattgattttaattGTAGTATTTACAACTCTCTCATTCTCAGCTTTCAAGATGCTAGTAGAATTGTTATTTAAACCCTCATTTTCAAGCTCACGAGTCTTATTAAATAAGTAAAAAATCAAAGAGATcttttgaagatatttGTTCAGCTTCTCGTATTTACTTATACATTGATGAACATCAATGGAAAAATTGAATACAAATGGATCGAAAAACTTAGAAGTCAAATTATCTTCTTCAACtaaactattatttttctgGAAATCTTTTTCTATGAAATTTTCAGTGCGATGATCTACTAGTTTAGTGGAGCTTTGACTAGAATAGTTATTTggagaaaatatttcagtATTTGTTtcgtttttttttccaattaGTATGGAGTGGTCATCTTTTTCTTGCTTCAACGTACGACTCACACCGGATTCATTACCGTTCATGGAGTGGTTTCCATTATGTAATAAGTTaccatttatttttgtgaTAATTGAGAGAAAactaataaaattgataaatacAATGAACTTATTCCATTTTCTTCCACATGACTTATTTGGAATTTGCAGGTCTTTCTCTGTGAACCCAATTTGCattctaataaatttctGTTCGGGAGGAGAGCAAtacaaattaaatatttaagttATTTCGCCTTAATGGCAACTAAgaaacaatattattaatttcatgaAACATTTTAGCCCCACGCAATTAGCGTGTGCATAGATGATGCCGccagaaaaaaaatggttAGGTCTGCAGAAAAATtcaggaaaaaaaaactattcaaataattgaatGAACAAGGGTATAAATTAAAGGCTCAGTCTGACTATTCTTTCTTAGGTGTGAGAAAATTTCCATAAATTGGTTGTTAACAGGATTGCCTTTTACAGTGGAAAAATAGTCGACAATGTTATTGTCGGCAGTGCCATCTTCATCTATGAAGAAATCAGTGAGGActatatttgaagaaattgaggAATTTGAAATGATTGCTTCtattttcagaattatAATTAAGTGAAAGTTTGGGGATTCTTTGGATAAGCTGAGCAGTTCTTCCTTAAGGCGATAAGCGTTGATTGAGCTCAAAAAATTTGGAGATAAAGTCTCTATTTCTTTGTATATTTGAGATATAAATTCTTCGGAACTTTTATATTCACAGTTGCTTATGGTTTTTGACTTGCCAATAGCTGTATTACGAAAATTAAGTCCtgaaagaatattattacagTTGGATTTTGAATGATTATTAACAAGAGCAAAATTTTCAAGACTTAAGTTTTGTTCTGTAGAAATATAGCCTGATAACCCTCCgtcaaaatttaatagtTTCTCGCAATTAAATGATTGTTGTGTTCCGAAATCTACCTGATTAGacttattttcaatatccTCATGAATATTAGTTgatttttgtattaataCGTCCGCACTCAACTTccaattaaataatgaggAATGATTAAtgttttgaaatatttgatatattaCTGAGTGCAGGATTCCCGGAATTTTCTTATTACGGTCTTTAATTCCTTGTCTATCATTATATTCGCTGATTCCATCGCAGATTGAGACTATCCTGGCATCATTTGTGCCCCAGAAAGTTTGTCTTGAAGCTGCGGAATTTGATCCAACattagtaataaaaatagaggaaatttcagaaatagGGCTATTATTGCTTTTTGATTTATCATGCAAATCACTCTTCTCACTAAAAACtagtttaatattattgaataaatcattaattaaaagCAAAATGTCCATTTCAACTTCCTTTTGTTCGTTAATATCAACCAAGTAATACTTACTTTTCTCAACACAATTATTTAACGAGCTCATCTCAAATGGATTTTTTTCTGTTTCGGAgtcaatttttgaatatattaatgattgccttctaataatattgtttttataatgaatttttggTTGGTAGCATGTACTCGACTGCGGCTCGTCgattttatcaataatatttgaaatttgttTATCAATTATAGATAGATCAgtcaataataatgttgAAGGCCTCTTGGTATCATCAAACTCGATTATCTTATCAAATCTAATAGTTTCCTTGCCAATACTAAACTgaaactttttaatatcaatttttAGTTTTACTTCATTTCCCACAAATCGAtttttttgagaaattgaCTGATGGATATCCTTATTCTCAGTTTTATCTACAGCTATAGTTTTTTTTCCGCATGAAGGAATAGAAATATGAACTTTTGACAACTGTGGTATTTCAGATGAATATGTTCTACAAATAAACTTTGGATTTTTTGTAAGCTTATGCAGCCTAAATTGGAGTTGATTGATCAGTAATTTGTCATTTTGCAATAgtttttctaaatttaaagagTATTCAATAGATTTGTTGAATGGAACTTTTaagttttgaaatattaactCTCCGTCATCCTTCTCTAACTCGTAAAATTCAATTGACTTTTCGCATTCCAAAATTTCTTtagatattaatttaattgtttGTTCAATATCAACATTTTGTAGTTTAAAATCATCAATCGAACTTTTAATATAGTCCAAATCTTTCAAGTTATATAAATTACATTCCATTTTACTAATTTGGTTTTccagatttattatttcgCATTTTAATGTTTTCTCAAACTCCTGTATTAGctcaatttctttaaaatatatagaGTTGTTCTCATCGAGGTATTCCAGCTGGAGTTTAAGCTCAGATTCAATTAACTCGCTAAGTAGCAATTCTTGGCTAAGCTTGTTTTCTGCGGATTCTAATTTCAACTTGGTTTTTTCAAGTCTCAACTCTCTTTCTTTTATCAAACTTTGTTGTCTAATACTTAAACATTTACTTACATTATCTCTTTCgcttttaatattttgattcgAAAGACTTGagttttgaattaaagtatttttagatatatttttaagGTTAACTTGGCTACTTGATGATACTTTTTTTGTAACAGTCTTTGAAGATTGCTTGATTTCTGTTTTAGTATTTTTACTTTGAACCTTATCTGATAAATATGCAACTCTTGGTACTCTGAAATTCATAGAACTTTGAGAATTAGCTTTACTTCTCAAAAGATTGTTCTCTTTGTTCTCATTCTTTAAAGATTTTGCTGGATTTAGTTTTTGCTTACTATCactcaaattatttatgtCTGTTTTTATTTGGCTAGAAATTGTAGATggttttttcaaatttgtaGGCCGAATCAAACACGGGATTTTAGATGACATTcttcagaaaataattattaagagTTTGATTGAATATAGGTAAAtattctattaaaaaacataatttcatttaacTTATCAAATCTAAATTTTACTCATCAAAGGGGGGGacaaaattttcatttttttccGGCataatcttttaataacCATGtctaaaataaattcatttcattaattgataCAATAAATTGGCTTAATATAATTAGAGGGATAATTAGAATTTAGGCAAACGAATTATGCGTAAAATGAGTACAGTAATCAAAAATTACTCTTGATCAATCTAACGAGCTTTAAAGCTAGTAAATAAAgcttaaaaatatatatatatatatatatatatatattttcagtTTAATACATCCGAAGAgcatttataatataaacaTTTTTTATCTGCCCATTAATCTCACACTTAAGAAGACTAGacataaatttatttcaccctttttttatttattaaaccCAAGTCATAATTGATTAAATTGTTTTGCTATGTATAAATCATTCTTTCTTTGAACATAAGTTTTGTTTTTGATAAAGTACTTTATTTGTTTTCGATTTTTTccatattttattaaatttaaataataattttcataGTTGATTAATCTActttttttgtattgaaATATACATAGCGTTCATTATTGTTCACACATCGATTCCTCgagagaaaaatattatgtCATAAATGGATGCTTATATCTAGAGTAGTATTCATACATTAAATTCACTTAAACGTATAAATGGATCAAATGACCCATATTAAAGACTTACGGATCTTGgtgtttttttaatttagaaCAAAAAATGAGAGAAATTGccttaaataatattgaattagaAAGACGGCCAAATTGGTGGAGAGGAAGTGaatctgaaaatattttggaCCCATACTTTAAGAAGCCAATTTACTCGGGCAAATCTaagtttaattttttcccaaaatttttaaaagacAATATGAAATGGtttaaaaatagaattccatcaaataatactaaTGACGATTATTCTCAACTTAATGAGTATGATAAGAAGGCTATAATAGAATTTAGCAAACAGCAAAAAATAACTCAGGGACAAGAATCTTCAcgatataaatatatttcgCCGTATTCTGAATATCTTTTGGAAAGATTAAAATGGAAGATTGCACTTCGAATTTACTACACACTAGATCCTAATGACAAAGGATATATAGAATTAGAACATTccaagaaattattatttgaaatgcTGAAGGTCGACACGGAAAAGGCACAAACACTCCTTTTGTTACTTGAAACTATTAAACCTTTCTATGCAAAGGATGGATGCgttgaaaaaaatgatataattatttacttgGCGAGGGAAATTTTCGATGACACAAGAGGGTATGGGCTTTTTTCAAAACTGAACAacatatttaaaaatcCAATTAGTAGATCAAAAAAGCGGAATAATGATTGCTTTATCAATGGTTTTCAAGATGTTTATATGCCAAATAAAAAGCAAATATGTTTTTCTTCTGATCCAAACGCGATAAAGTTAAATGAAACAAATGTTAAGCAAAGTAATTCAAAAGACACAAATTATAATTGTACTTATTgtcaaaacaaaaataaagcTTGTATAACGTgcaaaatgaaaaaaaattgcaCTGGAAAATTAAGAGATCACATAAAGATCAGTGAAgatagaaaaagaaagttgATTGAGcgaattaaagaagaaaaaaaagaaattaatgacAAAAATATGCTAGAATGCACATTTAAACCAGAAATTTTATGGCCAATTGggaaatttataaataaaaataacaaaagtTGGTTAAAGAAcaagaagaatttgaaaggATCAAAGCTACctcaagaaaaaaaaaatgaaatatgCGGatatgaaataattaatgagCAGAATATAgaagataaaaatattcaagtttttttaaatcaagGTTACTATTTTGATTCACTTAATAATTGGAATGGATATATACATGATAGTATTACAAATCAAGTTTATGTTATACATAAGGGATATTTTATGGATGATCACAATGTAGacaaaaatgaaattttctATAGAAAAACAGACAAGGAGGAACAGAAGGAAATTCGGAATAAAATGCTGGATTCAATCATgaggaaaataaatatcGAGTTTCAAACTctagaaaataatgaaaatggcaatgagaaaaaaaaatcattaaattttggAACAAAGAAATTAGTAGATAAACTTAGAGCTGAAAGAGAAACTGGAACTAATGACCCAAGATTAAATACACCAGAATTTACAATAGAAGTTAATCATCCTGAGTTCGTTGAGAAAATTGTTGATTTTAGTGAAATTAAGCCTTACAAAAATGTAACAAATCATGAAGATTCTGAAATCAAGAGAGAATATTCAACAAGCCcttgttattattatcttccAAGAGGATACGAAAGAATAGGTAATTGTTTTAATGAAATCCGGTTTAGGAGAAAacttgattttttaaaagataGTGTACGAGATAACCGAAACATTGATACAAATAATAGTTCAAATCTGAAGGTgaaatcaaattcatttataaacaaagaatttaatacGAAGAACAGTTCTTTATGTTTAGATGAAAAGCCAGCTGGCTTAATCGAAGATACAAAAATGTcgaaaatttttaataaatcagCAAAAATTGATCCATCATCTctaaaagatttaaataaaattgttGGTGCTGGCCAAAGTAAAAATGTTCAAGTTGAAAGTTTAGGAGggttaaaaaaaaataatggtTTAGATCAACACTTGCTCCTTAAAAGCCCATCAAAAAATGAGACGAACATAATTGGTTCTCATGTAAATGATGAAAGCGATTTTCAAAAAGGAAGTATTTTAGCTACCAAATTTaagaaagaattagaagcttcaattaaaacaaaGAATAGTTTAAAAGTTTCATCAAAGATTGATTCCTCAATACatctaataaaaaaagaagctGATACTTCAATTCAAACAAAGAGTAACCTTAAAATTCCTccaataaagaaagaagcTGATACTTCAATTCAAACAAAGAGCAAACTTAAAATTCCTCCAAAGAAAGATTTGTCAACACCTCCAGTAAAGAAAGAAGCTGATACTTCAATTCAAACAAAGAGCAACCTTAAAATTCCTCCAAAGAAAGATTTTTCAACACCTccaataaagaaagaagcTGATACTTCAATTCAAACAAAGAGTAACATAAGAATTCCTCCAAAGAAAGATTTTTCAACACCTccaataaagaaagaagcTGATACTTCAATTCAAACAAAGAGTAACCTTAAAATTCCTCCAGTAAAGAAAGAAGCTGATACTTCAATTCAAACAAAGAGCAACCTTAAAGTT
This Cryptosporidium parvum Iowa II chromosome 7, whole genome shotgun sequence DNA region includes the following protein-coding sequences:
- a CDS encoding cathepsin like thiol protease possibly membrane associated, encoding MQIGFTEKDLQIPNKSCGRKWNKFIVFINFISFLSIITKINGNLLHNGNHSMNGNESGVSRTLKQEKDDHSILIGKKNETNTEIFSPNNYSSQSSTKLVDHRTENFIEKDFQKNNSLVEEDNLTSKFFDPFVFNFSIDVHQCISKYEKLNKYLQKISLIFYLFNKTRELENEGLNNNSTSILKAENERVVNTTIKINIATNSGKMDNHLDIIIQPEVFFNSIYRTNTTWMDRLLDTPNINSSPMNLLNLTNNQDNSQSIIDCICIFVSEVQSNLGLNRSSLEICNIKIQEIISAIKSNPEARFELTQLSLDRPPSKLIIPKNLGDKVTGYSWKESIAEGKEIQSENLLGRSVQKLEPTHSSGNEILKELNTENSNAGNGVNETGEITNKNIYFDSRDVNGGSCVYIPFDQGKCGGCYAFVVSASISISNCIQKLVLPAPLSPQQIIDCSMSFGNLGCDGGFYSNGWSYLLEQNVPRNYICSWNEYPYIDSISSCKASACNGCLTISKYNVFTGLALNGDDGWDFVTTILPKVGSISLSINSNLPGFSSYSDGIYKAPKCTTHSELNHAVIMIGYGINDNGDKYYVIQNSWGVSWGIGGFMNVSADSCDMFWYPGIIRQVSSESLPDKCTGNKLLLTGPGEINKPQKKSTEYNIFLKKTYYGICLIINILLLVY